In the genome of Cryptomeria japonica chromosome 8, Sugi_1.0, whole genome shotgun sequence, one region contains:
- the LOC131060570 gene encoding protein transport protein sft2, with protein MEERVRSWFTRVNPTNNGEQQQQFQLRPTSLLANWKAYVSVPSSSQNEVDVETGSASESASVAESLAPFFRSANETLVGTFDIVSKGVRDLPGSVQSAANTFPSGKALVYFGLLMATGIFFIFIALLLFLPVMVVMPQKFALSFTLGCLFIILSFFALKGPKTQLLHMVSKERLPFTIGFLASMLVTIYVSMVLHSYILSVIFSGVQVLALVYYVISYFPGGSAGLKFLTSKIISSIMKCFGQ; from the exons ATGGAGGAGAGGGTGCGTTCCTGGTTCACACGAGTCAATCCAACTAATAACGGTGAGCAGCAGCAACAGTTTCAGTTGCGCCCCACTTCGCTACTTGCAAATTGGAAGGCGTATGTCTCCGTGCCATCGTCGTCACAAAATGAGGTGGATGTGGAAACAGGATCAGCCTCCGAATCCGCCTCTGTCGCAGAATCATTGGCTCCCTTTTTCAGATCCGCCAATGAAACCCTCGTCGGCACCTTCGACAT AGTATCAAAGGGAGTGCGGGACTTACCAGGAAGTGTTCAATCAGCTGCCAACACTTTTCCTTCAGGAAAAGCCCTCGTGTACTTTGGGCTGCTTATGGCAACGGGGATTTTTTTCATCTTCATTGCGCTACTATTGTTTCTTCCAGTCATGGTTGTGATGCCCCAAAAATTTGCATTAAGCTTTACCCTCGGTTgtctatttattattctttctttctttgcattgaagggTCCTAAAACTCAGCTTCTTCACATGGTCTCCAAAGAG AGATTACCATTCACCATTGGATTTTTGGCAAGTATGTTGGTTACGATTTATGTATCTATGGTTCTCCACAGCTATATCCTTTCTGTCATTTTCTCTGGTGTACAG GTTCTGGCATTGGTATATTATGTTATTTCATACTTTCCGGGAGGTTCTGCTGGTCTGAAGTTTCTTACATCAAAAATTATCTCCTCGATAATGAAGTGTTTTGGTCAGTGA